CTAGAAGGAAGAAGTTCATGGGCAAGGATGCTTTTTGCTGATGCTATTTCTATTGGTTTAATGTTACCTACTGTAGAAATAATAAAAGTACATACAAAAAAGAAACGGCCTACTGGTTCTTCGCACCAATCTTTTCCTTCTGGTCATACAGCAAATGCATTTATGTTAGCAACAATGCTACATAAAGAATATGGGGAAACACATAACCGATGGTATAGCATTTTAGGTTATACAGCAGCTACAGCTACAGCTATTGGAAGACAACTCAACAATAGACATTGGCTTAGTGATACTATGGTAGGTGCAGGTATAGGTATCATGTCAACAGAGATAGGCTATCTTCTAACAGATCTTATTTTTGAAGATAAAGGTATTATCCGACCTATTAGAGAACCAAAAACTATAGATAAAAATAGAAAACCTTCATTTTTAGGTCTATATGCAGGTATTAATCAAATGTCAGGCAAAACAAAAATAGACAGTGTAGAAATATCTACAGGAACTGGTGCTAATGTTGGTATAGAAGGAGCTTTATTTTTTAACCCCTATATAGGAGTTGGGGGAAAGTTTTCTGCAGCAAACCTTCCCATATTAAAAGATGGAAAACTCCAAAAAGAAAGATACATAGATATACTTTCTGGGTATGGGGGACTATATTTCTCTTACCCTCTCACAAGGAGAATTGGCTTAGGAAGTAAAGTTCTTGCAGGATATAATTATTACCGTCAATCCAAATCATTACCATCTTCTTCAATCAAAATAGGAGGAAAAAAAGGGTTAGGTATTTGTACTGGAGCTTCAATACATATTCTTGCTAATGACAGCTTAAGCGTATCATGTTTCCTTGACTATAATTTTATACAATCACCTCTTCCAAAAGACAAAAAGTTGAGAGCTACACAAACCTTAGGTCTTTCAACAAATATTGCTTTTTAATATATTATAGTTTGGCTAATAATTAACTCTAATATAATAAAGATGTCTATCTTTCTTATAGAAAAAGTAAAAAGAATGATAAAAATTATTAATTATCCTCTTGGTAACAATATAAAATTAACTATGTTTGATAAATGTCCCAGACTCTAGTTCTATAAATGCTTCCTGTAACTCATCATTTGTATTCATAACAATAGGACCACCCCATGCAATTGGTTCCTGTATAGGTTTACCAGAAACTAATATAACTCTTGCACCATCTAACCCTGTTTGAATAAATAAATCTTTTCCTGGATTAAATAAAATAGCACGCTTAGCTGGTATAAGAGCAGACTCAAAGCCACACTCACCCTCTACAATATATGCAAATACTGTATGTTGAGGATCAGTTGCAACTTGCCAAACTTTATCTGGTTTTAAAGTAAGATCAAAAAAATTAATATTAACATATTCTCCCTTGGTTGCGCCAGGAACATCTTTGTATTTACCTGTTACAACAGCAACTGTACCAGCATCTTCTTCTACCTTAGGGATCATCTCTCTAGTAATATCTCTATATTTAGGAGCTACCATTTTATATATACGTGGTAAGTTAATCCATAACTGTAACCCTAAAAACCTTTCTGTAGCCTTAGGCATCTCCTGATGTAAAATACCACTGCCAGCAGTCATCCACTGACAACAGCCATCAAGTATACTCCCTTGATTACCTAAACTATCTTTATGCTCAACATTACCTTGAATGAGATATGTAAATGTTTCTATCCCTCTATGAGGATGCATAGGAAAACCTTTTATATAATCTTCAGGATTTCGTGAGTCAAAGGCATCTAACATAAGAAATGGATCAAAATTCTTAACTGTTAATGATCCAAGAACACATACAAGATGAACACCAGCTCCATCAACTGACTTATACCCTGTAACTATTTCTTTAATAGTACGATGTGACACCTCAACCTTCCTTTTTATATATCTTACAATTCTTTAACAGTATATTAATTAATGTACCTTAGTAAGAGATAAGAAGAAATGATTATACACTATAAATGACTATATTATAATATATAAAAATTTAATTAAAAATTTTTATATTAGTTATTATGTTACATGTAACATAATAACTAATATAGTAATTATTAATGTAAAAATTATTGTTATATATTACTAAATTCAGAAGATGTATAACTATATCTATCACATAATAAAAGGAAGGTAGCTACAGTAGTTGCTAGTACTATCCAATAAATAAATCTATAGTCTGGTGTTGGTGTTACAATAAAATAACCTAAGTAATAACACACAGCAGAGCTTGAAAGCATTTTTACCTCAATACCAAGTAGGTCATTTCTTTTCAAAACATATAAAAATAGTATTCCTGCTAGAGGAATCCAGAAAATAGGTAGAAAAAGAATGGGCAATATATTTTTTGTTGTATTAACATATGAATAAAGTATATCTGATGCCCTTCCTTTTTCAAAAGTAAATCCATAATTATTTTTATGCATCACAAAATATGACACACATCTAGGTGTCTTTATAGGGAATCGACTAAAATTATTAAAAAGTCTTAATTTTGCTTGAAGATATGCCCATGGCTCATTCCTCATAACAGAATACCAATTTTCTTTTAATAAATTATCAGTTAGTTGAACTATTGAATAAAATTTCCATCCTTTATCTAAATGGACGATAGGAAGCTCTTCCACAGGAAATTCATGTACAGTACTTTCTTTAAAAAAAAGATTTTTCCCTACTATTCTTGAAGTAGCAGCAATCTCATCTATTTTCATATGCATTGTAGGGCATTCTGATTTTGCATCTAACATATATTTATTTATACCCCTTCCTATACAAAACAAACAGATCAAAATAATACAACTAACACCAAAAATATATATCTTTTTCCAATTAGGAAAACCAATCGTTACAAGGTAATACACTATTGGAGCAGAAGCCATAATAGCATTATCCCTTACCCAAAAAGCATATAGAAAAAAACATAGTGCTAAAAAAAATAGTAAATAACTGTAATAAGATTGTCGTTGGATATGTATTCCTAAATGAAACAAAGCAAAGGCAAAGAAAAAAGCATATGCCATTCCTATATCTTTCCATAGGACTCCTGAGAGCCCAGCAATAAAAGGTAATAAAGGTAATATAAGCCAAATCCAACTTATTCTATTCTTTTTACTATACATTAAACATAATAAAGCCGTTGCTCCAAAAAACATAAAAGTATGGAATAGCAACATAGGAATAGGCCCCTTATACACAAGAATAAAACATGACCAAACCCATGCCATAATGGGGGGATGCCAATCTTCATATGTATGAGTTACTGCCTGCTCATATTGAGATACACTATCAATACTCATTGCACCTGGCCAATAAGCTCCTACCAAAAAAGCCATTTCACATAACAGTAATACTATAAACAATATTCTTTTAATATTTAATGACTGCTCCATAAAAAATAAAAAAGAGCCTAACCTATTTTTATCCATCCTATTTTCCTTACAAAACTATAAATATTTTCTGTTTATAGTTTGCTGAAATAATAACACTATTCATACATTGTTTACTTATAGAAAAAATATGAAGATGGTATTGAAGACTGCTCTGTTCATTTATTACTATTGTTATATTCTAATGAATACAAATTACATACTATCATGAGACTAGTTATTGTTGTTGATATAATAGATCAATAGATATCTAAAACTAGGTGTTATTACTCCTTTATTAAACTGAAATCTATAACTATTTTCCCACATTCCTAAATAATAACTCATCTTCTTTTTTAAAGGAAAACTACTAAAAATTTTTTAAAGATTTCACTTTGCTTTCAGATATGCCCATGGTTAATTTTTTATAACTCAATACTAATTTTTTCAGATCTTCATTAGTTAACATCACTTTTCTATAAAAATTGATCCCTTTTACCTAAGGTAACTCAGGTAGATCTTTAACAGATAAACTATGTATTGGACTTTCTATAACAAAAAGATTTCTTTAAACAATATAAGATTTTACTTCTGTTTCATCTGTTTTTATAATTGAAGTAGGATTTATTTGTTCTGCACCTAATATAAAGTTATTAATATATTTTCCTATAAAAAAACATAGTAGTATTATACAACTTATTATAAAAAAAAACTTTTTTATAATAAGGGTTAAAAATTCTTATAGAATGATACACTGTAGGTGCAGCAGCCATAATGACATTATCCCTTATTTAAAAAGCATATAGAAAGATGGAATAGGACTAAAAATAGCCATATCCATCTTATTCTACTTTTTATATAACTCCTATAAAGTAAAATATTGCTCCAAGAAACATACTAAAATGAAATAAGAGCATTAATGAGATGTATAATATAAAAAATGGCAAAGACTAAATTCATACCATAATGGGAGGATACTAGTATACATATCTATGCGACAATGCCTGATGATATTGTTCAAAGCTATCCCACATTATGGCACCTGGCCAATAAGCTAAGAGTAGTAGTCCAACTCCACCTAAAAAACTATGTATTTAAACAAGGGGCTCAAACCATAAGAAAATATCATATCCTTACTAATTTGTTTCATGATATTCTTTTTCTATATTAATATTCCATAATACTGACTTATCTATAGAAGGATCCATTAAACACTTCACTGCTTGCATAGCAGCAAGCATAGAATGATCCATATTATTATACCGATGCATGCCATTTCGACCAATGGGATACATATTTGCTATACTATCCAAAAATTTTTGTACTTCAGCTATTCTAAAGTAGGTACCAAAGTAAGCAGGATATGCTTTTTTCACTCGTAGTATTGTAACGTCTTCTACATCTAAGCATGTAATAAATCCAAGAGAAATAAGTTCTTGAATGGCCATCTGTTTAAACGCATCATCACTCATACTCCACAAATGAGCTCCTTCATTAGCAAAGTATTCAAGTCCTAACCATACCTTTTGAGGATCAGAAACTAAATAAGGACTCCAATTATTAAATATTTGGACACGTCCAATAACAACATCTGATTCTTGTATATAAATCCAATTATCCTTTATAGGTACTGAATGATTACTTTCACGATCATTATCATCTCTTAATCTTAAATTTTTTACTAACAGACCAACTGTAATAAAATCTCTATATACAAGACCATTACTTACTTCTTGTACTGATGATGGTGCATTTTTACACATTTCAACAAGTTCTTTTAAAGGAATTGAAGAAATAACTGCACTACAGTCTACTCTAGATTGTTCACCATTATTACAGTTTTCTATATATACAGCTGTTACTTGAGAATCCTCTATATCTAAGCCAACTACTTTATGATTTAATAAAAGTGTAGCACCTAGTGCAGTAGCTTCTTTAGCTACAGTTTCCCATAAATGACCAGGACCAAACTTAGGATATAAAAATTGCTCTATTAAGCTTGTATCTGTATTTTTTTGCTCAATTGTTTTATCAGATTGAAAAATTTTACGGATAGCATGACGTAATACCCTAGCTATAGAAATACCTTTTATACGCTGTGCACCCCACTCTGGCGAAATATCTGAACAAGGTACCCCCCATACTTTTTGAGTATAATCACGAAAAAATGTTTTATATAACTCTCTTCCAAAGCGGTTAATAAAAAAGTCTTCTAAATTTTTTTCTGACTTTATAGGAAAAAAACAAACTCTTATATATC
The sequence above is drawn from the Lawsonia intracellularis PHE/MN1-00 genome and encodes:
- a CDS encoding NAD(P)/FAD-dependent oxidoreductase; the protein is MKSDPVIILGAGPAGLTAALELLRSGKHKVIIVELESQVGGLARTIVYKGNRMDIGGHRFFSKSAQVMKWWLDILPLQGKSDKKDFPSSSQEYNRDEDVIHGPDPEKEDRVMLIRRRLSRIFYLRKFFDYPISLKYSTIKKLGILRVVKMGIGYIRVCFFPIKSEKNLEDFFINRFGRELYKTFFRDYTQKVWGVPCSDISPEWGAQRIKGISIARVLRHAIRKIFQSDKTIEQKNTDTSLIEQFLYPKFGPGHLWETVAKEATALGATLLLNHKVVGLDIEDSQVTAVYIENCNNGEQSRVDCSAVISSIPLKELVEMCKNAPSSVQEVSNGLVYRDFITVGLLVKNLRLRDDNDRESNHSVPIKDNWIYIQESDVVIGRVQIFNNWSPYLVSDPQKVWLGLEYFANEGAHLWSMSDDAFKQMAIQELISLGFITCLDVEDVTILRVKKAYPAYFGTYFRIAEVQKFLDSIANMYPIGRNGMHRYNNMDHSMLAAMQAVKCLMDPSIDKSVLWNINIEKEYHETN
- a CDS encoding pirin family protein is translated as MSHRTIKEIVTGYKSVDGAGVHLVCVLGSLTVKNFDPFLMLDAFDSRNPEDYIKGFPMHPHRGIETFTYLIQGNVEHKDSLGNQGSILDGCCQWMTAGSGILHQEMPKATERFLGLQLWINLPRIYKMVAPKYRDITREMIPKVEEDAGTVAVVTGKYKDVPGATKGEYVNINFFDLTLKPDKVWQVATDPQHTVFAYIVEGECGFESALIPAKRAILFNPGKDLFIQTGLDGARVILVSGKPIQEPIAWGGPIVMNTNDELQEAFIELESGTFIKHS
- a CDS encoding phosphatase PAP2 family protein encodes the protein MNNQKYKKNIQKNIEYHSSAEKTQKISAKSTLPYPQKIADPPIHSFLQMTSVAIPLIVGGLFLNNSRAEKNIHNLRNDYVPKFNFHYEDYLQFAPGAAMLGLKLGGLEGRSSWARMLFADAISIGLMLPTVEIIKVHTKKKRPTGSSHQSFPSGHTANAFMLATMLHKEYGETHNRWYSILGYTAATATAIGRQLNNRHWLSDTMVGAGIGIMSTEIGYLLTDLIFEDKGIIRPIREPKTIDKNRKPSFLGLYAGINQMSGKTKIDSVEISTGTGANVGIEGALFFNPYIGVGGKFSAANLPILKDGKLQKERYIDILSGYGGLYFSYPLTRRIGLGSKVLAGYNYYRQSKSLPSSSIKIGGKKGLGICTGASIHILANDSLSVSCFLDYNFIQSPLPKDKKLRATQTLGLSTNIAF